One Natator depressus isolate rNatDep1 chromosome 3, rNatDep2.hap1, whole genome shotgun sequence DNA segment encodes these proteins:
- the TTL gene encoding tubulin--tyrosine ligase: MYTFVARDENSSIYAEVSKILLSTGQWKRLKRDNPRFNLMLGERNRLPFGRLGHEPGLVQLVNYYRGADKLCRKASLVKLIKTSPELSESCTWFPESYMIYPTNLKTPVAPAQNGIRHLINNSRTDEREVFLASYNKRKENGEGNVWIAKSSAGAKGEGILISSEATELLNFIDDQGQVHVIQKYLEKPMLLEPGHRKFDIRSWVLVDHQYNIYLYREGVLRTSSEPYNSANFQDKTCHLTNHCIQKEYSKNYGKYEEGNEMFFEEFNQYLMSSLNITLESSLLLQIKQIIRSCLMCIEPAISTKHLHYQSFQLFGFDFMVDEELKVWLIEVNGAPACAQKLYAELCQGIVDVAISSVFPLSDTVQKQSQPSIFMKL; encoded by the exons ATGTACACCTTTGTGGCACGAGATGAAAACAGCAGCATCTATGCTGAAGTGTCCAAAATACTCCTCTCCACCGGCCAGTGGAAGAGGCTGAAAAGAGACAACCCCAGATTTAACctgatgctgggggagaggaacagACTGCCCTTCGGGAGACTGG GTCATGAACCTGGACTTGTGCAGCTGGTAAATTACTACAGGGGAGCCGACAAGCTTTGTCGCAAAGCTTCGTTAGTGAA GCTAATCAAGACGAGCCCTGAGTTATCAGAATCTTGCACATGGTTCCCAGAATCATATATGATTTATCCAACTAACCTAAAGACTCCAGTGGCTCCAGCGCAGAATGGAATTCGCCATCTTATAAACAACTCCAGGACGGATGAAAGGGAAGTGTTCCTGGCCTCCTACAACAAGAGGAAGGAGAATGGGGAGGGGAACGTGTGGATAGCCAAATCCTCGGCTGGTGCCAAAG GTGAAGGAATTCTTATTTCTTCAGAGGCTACTGAACTTCTGAACTTTATAGATGATCAAGGACAAGTGCATGTGATTCAGAAATACCTTGAAAAGCCTATGCTGTTAGAGCCAGGCCATCGCAAGTTTGATATTAG AAGCTGGGTTCTAGTGGATCACCAATATAATATCTACCTCTACAGAGAAGGCGTTCTGCGGACCTCTTCAGAACCATACAATAGTGCTAATTTCCAAGACAAAACCTGCCATTTGACCAATCACTGCATACAGAAGGAATATTCTAAAAACTATGGGAAGTATGAAGAAGGGAATGAAATGTTTTTTGAGGAGTTCAATCAGTATCTGATGAGTTCTTTGAACATTACACTGGAAAGTAGCCTGTTATTGCAGATCAAACAAATAATAAG AAGCTGCCTTATGTGTATAGAGCCTGCAATCAGCACCAAACACCTTCACTACCAGAGTTTCCAGCTCTTCGGCTTTGACTTCATGGTAGATGAGGAACTGAAGGTCTGGCTAATCGAAGTCAATGGGGCCCCTGCCTGTGCCCA GAAACTTTATGCAGAGCTTTGCCAAGGTATAGTGGATGTAGCCATCTCTAGTGTCTTTCCCCTCAGTGACACAGTACAAAAGCAGAGCCAGCCATCAATATTTATGAAGCTGTGA